One Aegilops tauschii subsp. strangulata cultivar AL8/78 chromosome 2, Aet v6.0, whole genome shotgun sequence genomic window, ggatggcttttgcaaacccgacatgcggcgatgtggttcatgccaacaacaaatatgcacaacttgattcgtactgatatgtagactgagccatgtattctgctgctgtagcacgaccctcttttgttggactgttgttagtttgaagcactcctctggtttgaaggatagatacctttctgggatcaagtgcatcctaactcacctgcgcaggatgtactgataatgatgatggagatgctgtgcagtatatatatatatcacttaggcttcaagtgcgtacttgttagttaaacctatggttaaaatgtggcactaaatacgactagtaagtagtagagtagtagtactagtatatgtcggtcaaattattcatcatgtccacacatcgaattgacgtgacaacacgctgcgcgtgaggtgacacaagaatcccggcggcgtgttcgggtattctggacttcagatttggagtaccacttatctgtcgaaatctttcatcattcacttaaaacagtcgattgatcatacattgagtaacatataactggaattaacctatgcaagtcgaagaaggattggccggtgctgccggctggcgtcaagttcgatcccacggatcaggagctgatcgagcaccttgaggccaaagtgagtgctgacagcgcgagatctcaccctctcatcgatttgttcataccaaccatcgacagcgagcacgacatatgctacacccatcctgagaaacttctaggtaagacaccgatcggccgtctacttgcacaaacatattcctttgtttatagccctatttttctttttagacgtaGACCTGGTGAAgtaattacaatttgacagttaataaaaagtgaaacaagtgactgcaacatgccaaagatgttatgaaaatgccaactacgtacactaaaacctgtgttcgacaatactgcaggtatcacactgagtggcctaagcaagcatttcttccagcgcaattctagggcgttcaaaaggggcacgtggacgcgtcgcaagatacagtcggagtgcggcatgcacgcgatgtggcacaacaccggcaataccttgccggtgatggtcaacggccggcagacgggcaacaaaaaggttctggtgctgcacaccaacaagaacttcgaccagcagaggaccaactgggtgatgcaccagtaccacctcggggacctagagcaagagaaggagcgggagctggtcctctgcaagattttctaccagacgaacactagggccaggagtaaaaagattataagttagtttagtattggtacttgtactaccttgtcgtccgcaagttggcatttgcttccaaccatcatgccgagggtcgacgtggatataaagctgattcatttgtttcgaaacaaattttcaggcacctgatttttatttgatgggtagcataagcacctgacgttcgaattcccagttctccaattttttcgaaacaagtgcatgctcttattatcacgatgaaaaaacaatatccctgctgcatccctgttatcagtctgtacttgcagaattctctcgtttattgagcacgtatattgttttttcaggtcgagcaagtttcaacgaggctgtagactgcccaggcttggttttgtttttaacaggcccaacccatgacgacaacggggcacaaagatccagcaggtatctactggcctctggcccgccagcgttagttatattttgtcttacaacatccgcaggcactttttttactgaatcaaacacacagcccatttctattttcctcttgaaacgcatgtcctacatccatttctaatctctacctatagttttactagttcatatacatgtATCATTATATCAAAAATATGTAAAAttcacttttcatatttacatccttatttttgttgttgttttccctcccaacgctgatttttttaccactggttttcccttaaactaATTCAATTGTCCatgtcttatttgcttacaaaaacaaaatgattttttggcaaatcaataagttcttaaaaaatgtttatcatttcgggattacaaaagttcggactccaccaaaatatgcaaaataaggttgaactttttgaccgtggtcctgggcagaaaatgggctgtaataaattacttaagaattagcaaatgggttgcaaattattaaaaaagagcaaatgggctctatgttgtctgccacagatttggaggctgacttgtgggcctactacgttcatgcgtacacaaggtttatcaaaaaagaaacttagtcaacaatcgactctaccagcatCAGACcattagatgtcaatctaacggcaatcgtgcttcttcagtctctgatcttcctgccccagccgcccaaaccagcgccatcggaaccgcctgctcccgcctcccgtggccggctgtgctgtcggGCAGGCCTCAGGGCCCCATCagatactcgcatccctggcctgtctatccctctactcacccacacctcctattatttttcggcgacggcagccgaactagtcaaccctcgtactctccaccgcgtgggcagccactgtcgtgtcttccccggctctgtgtcattcccttcgtaggcctcgccgtcgtccaccgccctggtgctctcggcgcggcgtggtcaacatggtcaacgaacgacatccatcggaagtggactgtacgtggagaggctgacagctgggtccacggccgcacacaaggaaatgcctccttattacgcgcaaaataatgattcctccacctaacatccgggacccgccggaagggcctctatatttcgtgaaaaaacgttccccccgctgacaggtcggacccaccaactatatcttcgcacgaaGGAAGTGCCcccttattgcgcacaaaaaaatgaataccccctgccagctgggacccaccacagtgggaggctgacttgtgggcctactaagttgacggggacggagggctttgtcaacttagtcaatatgaacgattctagatctagtgaccgtacgatgtccatccaacggccttagtgcttcttcaacctctggtcttcttgctccagccgcccaaagcagcgccggtcgtgctgcatgctcctgcctcccgtggccggctgtgctgccgcggaggcctcaccgccccttctattcccaccgctggccaggccctgcggcgacgacagcctcacaccgcagccgaacaagtgaaccctcgtattcctctccgcgcgggcttccactgccgcgtcttccccgactgcgcgtcgtccccttcctaggcctcgccatcgtccatcgccctggagctctcggcgcagcatggtcaacgtggtcaaggaacggcttccatcggacgtggactgtacgtggagaggctgacagctgggtccacggccgcagcaaggaagtgcctccttattacgtgcaaaataattattcatccacctgacagcagggacccaccggacgggccaccgtatttcgtgaaaaaaaatgtttccccctgactgctgggacccaccagctacatcttcgcatgcaaggaagtgcgcccgggcaaaaaaaaaacgattcgcccccctgactgctgggactcaccagctacatctttgcaggcaaggaagtgcctcataGTCGGGACCTCCCTGGTTGAAgtgtatgtagcgttgtcattctggtcgcgaacgtgtacgtacatactggtcgatgtagaggcgcgcacgtgtcgtagtagaggcgcgcacgtagcatgtacacgtacgtagagcggctagtgtgcaagaaagaaaatacggccacatacgtacatatgggcagggtc contains:
- the LOC120974575 gene encoding NAC domain-containing protein 75-like — encoded protein: MASFMRSTGGIYRRSKKDWPVLPAGVKFDPTDQELIEHLEAKVSADSARSHPLIDLFIPTIDSEHDICYTHPEKLLGITLSGLSKHFFQRNSRAFKRGTWTRRKIQSECGMHAMWHNTGNTLPVMVNGRQTGNKKVLVLHTNKNFDQQRTNWVMHQYHLGDLEQEKERELVLCKIFYQTNTRARSKKIIS